From Permianibacter aggregans, a single genomic window includes:
- a CDS encoding 2OG-Fe(II) oxygenase yields MLTPSLWQDFIAVYDDVLPAEFCQRLMREFDRSPHRVPGRTGHGVDASKKVSEDISLNYHADWSDTLTELLQLSYPPLEQYLSRLKFPIIGAVSPTVNDPQTGKPATLSLENFDRLATPMLPDLIGYLYRYGLMNLQKYQAGKGGYFHWHSEVYPQDEKCEPLHRVLLFMFYLNDVAEGGETEFYYQNLKIAPKAGRMVIAPAGFTHTHRGNMPVSNDKYIATSWVMFHRAEQLYQRPQNS; encoded by the coding sequence ATGTTGACGCCTTCACTGTGGCAGGACTTCATCGCCGTTTACGACGACGTGCTGCCGGCCGAGTTCTGCCAGCGCTTGATGCGTGAATTTGATCGCAGTCCGCACCGGGTGCCAGGTCGTACCGGTCATGGTGTTGATGCCAGCAAAAAAGTCTCGGAAGACATATCGCTTAATTATCACGCTGATTGGAGCGATACGCTGACTGAGCTATTGCAACTCAGTTATCCACCGTTAGAGCAATACCTGTCGCGTTTGAAGTTTCCGATTATCGGTGCCGTGTCGCCAACGGTGAACGATCCGCAAACCGGCAAGCCCGCGACGCTGAGTTTGGAAAACTTCGATCGGCTGGCGACGCCGATGCTGCCCGATTTGATTGGCTACCTGTATCGCTACGGGTTGATGAATCTGCAGAAATACCAGGCAGGCAAGGGCGGTTACTTTCACTGGCATTCGGAAGTGTATCCGCAGGATGAAAAATGCGAACCGCTGCATCGCGTGCTGTTGTTCATGTTTTATCTGAATGACGTCGCTGAAGGCGGGGAAACGGAGTTCTATTACCAGAACTTGAAAATTGCCCCAAAGGCGGGTCGCATGGTGATTGCACCGGCGGGTTTCACGCACACCCATCGCGGCAACATGCCGGTGTCGAACGATAAATACATTGCCACCAGCTGGGTGATGTTTCATCGCGCCGAACAGCTGTATCAGCGCCCGCAAAATTCATAA
- a CDS encoding aspartate-semialdehyde dehydrogenase: protein MSTTYDVAVLGATGAVGSTVLEILEQREFPVGKLYALASKKSAGETLVFRGKPVMIEDADEFDWSKVKIAFFAAGGSVSEVMAPRATAAGVVVIDKTSQFRYEPDIPLIVPEVNGHQIGEYRQRNIIACPNCSTIQLVVALKPLYDAVGINRINIATYQAVSGTGKAAIDELAGQTANLLNGRGADPKVYPKQIAFNVIPQIDSFQENGYTKEEMKLVWETQKILGDDSILVNPTAVRVPVFYGHSEAVHIETRQKISVEEATKLLKKAPGIKVIDQRKAGGYATPVSDAAGEDEVFVSRIREDISHPNGLNLWIVSDNVRKGAALNSVQIAERLVTEHF, encoded by the coding sequence ATGTCGACGACTTACGATGTAGCTGTGTTGGGCGCCACCGGCGCGGTTGGCTCCACGGTGCTGGAAATTCTGGAACAACGCGAGTTTCCAGTCGGCAAACTGTATGCGCTGGCCAGCAAGAAATCGGCTGGCGAGACGCTGGTGTTTCGCGGTAAACCGGTGATGATCGAAGACGCTGATGAGTTCGATTGGTCGAAAGTGAAAATCGCGTTTTTCGCTGCCGGTGGTTCGGTATCGGAGGTGATGGCGCCACGTGCCACCGCCGCCGGTGTCGTTGTTATCGACAAGACCTCGCAGTTCCGTTACGAGCCGGATATTCCGTTGATCGTGCCAGAGGTCAATGGCCATCAGATCGGAGAGTACCGTCAGCGCAATATCATTGCCTGCCCGAATTGCTCAACGATTCAACTGGTTGTGGCGCTAAAACCCCTTTACGACGCTGTCGGGATCAACCGCATCAATATCGCGACCTATCAGGCGGTATCCGGTACGGGCAAGGCCGCTATTGATGAGTTGGCTGGGCAAACTGCCAACTTGCTGAATGGCCGTGGTGCTGATCCGAAAGTCTATCCGAAGCAAATTGCTTTCAACGTGATTCCGCAAATCGACAGCTTCCAGGAAAACGGCTACACCAAAGAAGAAATGAAGCTGGTCTGGGAAACCCAGAAAATCCTTGGCGATGACTCGATTCTGGTCAACCCGACCGCGGTACGGGTGCCGGTGTTCTACGGCCATTCCGAGGCCGTGCATATCGAAACCCGTCAGAAAATCAGCGTGGAGGAAGCGACCAAGCTGCTGAAAAAAGCGCCGGGTATCAAGGTCATCGACCAGCGCAAAGCCGGCGGTTACGCCACGCCGGTCAGTGATGCGGCCGGCGAGGACGAGGTCTTTGTTTCCCGCATCCGCGAGGATATTTCCCACCCGAATGGCCTCAATTTGTGGATTGTGTCAGATAACGTGCGAAAAGGTGCGGCCCTGAACTCAGTTCAAATCGCAGAACGGTTGGTCACCGAGCATTTCTAG
- a CDS encoding FimV family protein, with the protein MLRNLAVVFGTTLLASSIAHALGMGDIKMKSALNQPLDAEIELVALRGTSVEEIRASLAKDEEFQKAGIERVYALNGLQMSLEGRGADAVIKLRTADPVREPFLNFVVEVNWPNGRLLREYTVLLDPPTFAQEAPTPVVRPSQPVSGSGTVATLPSERPVARQPSGNLSGNTYGPVGSTDTLWSIATRARPNDSVTIQQTLAAIFKANPQAFANNDPNMLLKGETLTIPSAEEIASTPRRGSLAELVGSTPVVQTGRRTGGGSTSEGGGRLVLGAAPDTASGSARGGADREAMQVLNQENEALRERLASQQSKIDRLEKLVQLKDQQLATVGAPTTTPETLPPETDVTTVPIVTLPTETPAEQAETTPESLTQTTPTQAEQAQVAEPEKKKPEKKKPVKTPKKEEEPSFFDDLMSGDGLLYLAGGGGLLLLIIGFMVWQRRRVAQENFHESLLPEESYEQFDSPSQMDTAFDLPEVGEELLPQEEKAETSAPSDLVADPLGEADIYIAYGKYEQAEQLLLRALQEDPDRTELRVKLLEAYAEMHDADKFREQVAEMQDAIDLDPSLAQQVERLQNKAWPDDAMSESYRPAPEAPSADDIFGSMDVGRDSDKTVEIPRQSAPKASAEPASDFASEEFNLDLDADLGGGPETTVSKAGKASEEEFSFDLSDSEFSIDEEPESKRSSADEELKLDDFDDEFSEPDDLGMNEIDEIATKLDLARAYIEMHETDGAKEILQEVVKDGNDAQRKEAESLLAKI; encoded by the coding sequence ATGCTTCGAAATCTCGCTGTTGTGTTCGGCACTACCTTGCTGGCGTCGTCGATAGCGCACGCCCTCGGTATGGGCGATATCAAGATGAAATCCGCGTTAAATCAACCACTTGACGCGGAGATCGAATTAGTTGCTTTAAGAGGTACCTCGGTCGAGGAGATCCGGGCGTCGCTGGCCAAGGACGAAGAATTCCAGAAAGCCGGTATCGAACGGGTCTATGCCCTGAATGGCCTGCAGATGTCGCTGGAAGGCCGTGGCGCGGATGCCGTGATCAAGCTACGCACCGCCGACCCGGTACGCGAACCTTTCCTGAATTTTGTCGTTGAAGTGAACTGGCCAAATGGCCGTTTGCTGCGCGAATACACCGTTTTACTCGATCCGCCGACATTCGCCCAAGAGGCGCCAACGCCGGTTGTGCGTCCGAGCCAGCCGGTCAGTGGTAGCGGTACCGTTGCCACCCTGCCGAGCGAGCGCCCGGTTGCCCGCCAACCGAGTGGCAATTTGAGCGGCAACACTTACGGCCCGGTCGGTAGCACTGATACCCTTTGGAGTATCGCGACCCGCGCTCGCCCCAATGACAGCGTCACCATTCAGCAGACGCTGGCCGCCATTTTCAAAGCCAATCCGCAAGCGTTCGCCAACAATGATCCGAACATGCTGCTGAAAGGCGAAACCCTGACCATTCCCAGTGCCGAAGAAATTGCCTCAACGCCGCGTCGCGGTTCGCTGGCCGAATTGGTTGGCAGCACTCCAGTTGTGCAGACCGGCCGTCGCACTGGCGGTGGTTCCACCAGTGAAGGGGGCGGACGATTGGTGCTTGGCGCCGCACCGGATACTGCCAGTGGCAGTGCCCGCGGCGGTGCCGATCGCGAAGCCATGCAGGTGTTGAATCAGGAAAACGAGGCGCTGCGCGAGCGCCTCGCTTCGCAACAGTCGAAAATCGACCGTCTGGAAAAGTTGGTGCAGCTGAAAGATCAGCAATTGGCAACCGTTGGCGCACCAACGACTACGCCGGAAACCTTGCCACCGGAAACCGATGTGACGACGGTGCCGATCGTGACATTGCCGACCGAAACGCCGGCCGAGCAAGCGGAAACCACACCGGAATCTTTGACGCAAACGACACCAACACAAGCTGAACAGGCGCAAGTTGCTGAGCCAGAAAAGAAGAAGCCCGAAAAGAAAAAGCCGGTAAAAACACCGAAGAAAGAAGAAGAACCTTCGTTCTTCGATGATCTGATGTCCGGCGATGGTTTGCTGTACCTGGCCGGTGGCGGTGGTTTGCTGTTGCTGATCATCGGTTTCATGGTCTGGCAGCGTCGTCGCGTTGCTCAGGAAAACTTCCACGAATCATTGTTGCCGGAAGAATCTTACGAACAGTTTGATTCACCGAGCCAGATGGACACCGCGTTCGATCTGCCAGAAGTCGGCGAAGAACTGCTGCCACAGGAAGAGAAAGCCGAGACTTCGGCACCGTCCGATCTGGTCGCTGACCCGCTCGGTGAAGCGGACATTTATATCGCCTATGGCAAATACGAACAGGCCGAGCAATTGTTGCTGCGCGCGCTGCAGGAAGATCCGGATCGCACCGAATTGCGTGTCAAGCTGCTTGAGGCGTATGCCGAAATGCACGATGCTGACAAGTTCCGCGAACAGGTCGCCGAGATGCAGGACGCCATCGATCTCGATCCATCGCTGGCGCAACAGGTCGAACGCTTGCAGAACAAAGCTTGGCCTGACGATGCCATGAGCGAAAGCTATCGCCCGGCGCCAGAAGCACCGAGTGCGGACGATATTTTCGGTTCGATGGACGTTGGCCGCGACAGTGACAAGACGGTCGAGATTCCGCGCCAAAGCGCTCCGAAGGCGTCGGCAGAACCAGCATCGGATTTTGCTAGTGAAGAGTTCAATCTGGATCTCGATGCCGATCTCGGTGGCGGGCCGGAAACCACGGTCAGCAAGGCCGGAAAAGCCAGCGAAGAAGAATTCAGTTTCGATCTGAGCGACAGCGAATTCAGCATCGATGAAGAACCGGAAAGCAAGCGTTCTTCAGCCGATGAAGAACTGAAGCTCGATGATTTCGATGATGAGTTCTCTGAGCCGGACGATCTTGGCATGAATGAGATTGATGAAATCGCAACCAAGCTCGATCTGGCCCGCGCTTACATCGAAATGCACGAGACTGATGGCGCCAAGGAAATTCTTCAGGAAGTCGTGAAGGACGGTAATGACGCTCAGCGCAAAGAAGCCGAATCCTTGCTGGCGAAAATCTGA
- the truA gene encoding tRNA pseudouridine(38-40) synthase TruA has product MPRYAAIIEYHGARYAGWQRQSHTLAVQSVVEQVFSKIADAPIETFCAGRTDAGVHATHQIVHFDSPVTRPDRAWLLGGNSQLPADIAVRWAGRVSEEFHARFSARARTYRYVIRNSPGRSAIAAAGVTCIADPLDLALMQQAAQYFLGEQDFSSVRAAGCGSLTAWRNIHHLQLHRCGDYIVLEITANAFLHHMVRNIVAVLCAVGRGEQTVQWVGELLHARDRQLAPGTAAPDGLHLVAVKYPARFQIPVLSPGPLWLPDRLSQ; this is encoded by the coding sequence ATGCCACGTTACGCCGCCATCATTGAATACCACGGTGCTCGCTATGCTGGCTGGCAGCGTCAATCGCATACATTGGCGGTGCAGTCGGTCGTCGAACAGGTATTCAGCAAGATTGCTGACGCACCGATTGAAACGTTTTGCGCCGGCCGCACTGACGCGGGTGTTCATGCTACTCATCAAATTGTCCATTTCGACAGTCCGGTCACGCGTCCAGATCGCGCTTGGCTACTGGGTGGCAATAGCCAGTTGCCGGCAGATATCGCGGTGCGCTGGGCCGGTCGCGTCAGTGAAGAATTTCACGCCCGTTTTTCGGCGAGAGCGCGTACCTATCGCTATGTGATTCGCAACAGTCCTGGCCGCTCTGCAATAGCCGCTGCTGGTGTGACATGCATCGCCGATCCGCTTGACCTGGCGCTGATGCAACAGGCGGCGCAATACTTTCTCGGCGAGCAGGATTTTTCCTCGGTGCGTGCGGCCGGCTGCGGTTCGCTGACGGCGTGGCGCAACATCCACCACCTGCAATTACATCGCTGCGGCGATTACATCGTCCTTGAAATCACCGCCAATGCGTTCTTGCACCACATGGTTCGCAATATCGTTGCCGTGCTTTGCGCGGTTGGTCGCGGTGAGCAGACGGTGCAGTGGGTGGGGGAATTGCTTCATGCCCGCGACAGGCAACTGGCGCCGGGTACCGCCGCGCCGGATGGTCTGCATCTGGTCGCTGTGAAATACCCCGCGCGTTTTCAAATACCGGTGCTATCACCGGGTCCGTTGTGGTTGCCGGATCGGTTGTCGCAATGA
- a CDS encoding YbaN family protein: MKQIKRVLLLAAGGLALGLAVLGIVLPILPTTPWVLVAAYCFAKAEPRWERRMLEHKTFGPLIIAWRDRQAIPMVGKIAALLMLTISSVIGWLRLEWHYAWIPTLVALIVGPWIWTRPSR, translated from the coding sequence ATGAAACAAATCAAACGGGTTTTGTTACTTGCTGCCGGCGGCTTGGCATTAGGGCTCGCCGTGCTAGGCATTGTGCTGCCGATTTTGCCGACTACGCCCTGGGTGCTAGTAGCGGCCTATTGTTTTGCCAAGGCCGAGCCGCGCTGGGAGCGGCGGATGTTGGAACATAAAACCTTTGGTCCGCTGATCATCGCCTGGCGTGATCGTCAAGCTATTCCGATGGTCGGGAAAATCGCTGCGCTGCTGATGCTGACCATCAGCTCGGTCATTGGCTGGCTGCGTCTGGAATGGCATTACGCCTGGATTCCCACCCTGGTGGCGCTGATCGTCGGGCCATGGATCTGGACCCGTCCGAGCCGCTGA
- a CDS encoding DUF2189 domain-containing protein has protein sequence MPALSALQWLQKGADDLRRCPLPSLSYGLIFFLMGQALLQVFRHATEYSTTLAVIFLLLGPFLATGLYNISRQLQQDKKVSFRKTTMSWQYNLPAIAVYVLVLAVIVLIFMRASLITFALFYSGGMPTVGRFVEQLLQFQQMEFLIAYTLVTLFFSTIIFLISVVSIPLMMDKRTDAIIACITSLRVVAANPAAMLIWAILILLLIGLSMASQYWLLMVVGPVLGHATWHAYRATVA, from the coding sequence GTGCCGGCGCTCTCGGCACTACAGTGGTTGCAAAAGGGCGCTGATGATCTGCGCCGTTGTCCGTTACCGAGCCTGAGCTATGGCCTGATATTTTTCCTGATGGGGCAGGCGCTGTTGCAGGTGTTTCGGCATGCGACCGAATACAGCACGACACTGGCCGTGATTTTTCTGTTACTCGGCCCGTTTCTGGCGACGGGTTTGTACAACATCAGCCGGCAGCTGCAGCAAGACAAAAAGGTGTCGTTTCGCAAGACGACGATGTCCTGGCAGTACAACCTACCGGCCATTGCGGTTTATGTGCTGGTGCTGGCCGTTATTGTGTTGATTTTCATGCGCGCTTCACTGATTACCTTCGCGCTGTTTTATTCCGGTGGTATGCCGACCGTTGGTCGATTCGTCGAGCAGTTGTTGCAGTTTCAGCAAATGGAATTCCTGATCGCGTACACCTTGGTCACACTGTTTTTCTCGACGATTATTTTTCTGATCAGTGTGGTCAGCATTCCACTGATGATGGATAAGCGTACCGATGCCATCATTGCCTGCATCACCAGCCTGCGTGTCGTCGCGGCCAATCCGGCAGCCATGCTGATATGGGCTATACTGATTCTGTTGCTCATTGGCCTGAGCATGGCGAGTCAATACTGGTTGCTGATGGTTGTCGGCCCGGTGCTGGGACATGCCACCTGGCATGCCTATCGGGCCACCGTCGCGTAG
- a CDS encoding type III PLP-dependent enzyme codes for MSLAEHLGQRRFTAFSKATKDIETPCVVIDLAIVRSQFRLLAEAFPGAGIFYAVKANPSVPILETLVEMGSQWDIASRFELDKVIKHGAKVKDISFGNTIKKPRDIKYFYDKGVRLYATDCESDLKAIAENAPGSDVYVRVLTVESPGSAWPLSRKFGCDVNMCKTLVRQARDLGLNPRGVSFHVGSQQSDLQSWAQALDSVKSIFDDASDAGIELDLVNLGGGFPGRYLHEAPQLKEYADAIYGALKARFGERKLKIILEPGRYMVGDAGVLVSEVVMVSRKSEDTPRWVYLDIGKFGGLVESWGESIKYPIYTTKDEDKNREGVILAGPTCDSADILYEKFRYQLPLSLKTGDLAYLVGTGAYTTTYSAIEFNGFPPLAAKFYDSEKQ; via the coding sequence ATGTCGTTAGCAGAACACCTGGGTCAGCGCCGTTTTACGGCGTTCAGCAAAGCCACCAAAGACATCGAAACGCCTTGCGTCGTCATCGATTTGGCGATTGTGCGCAGCCAGTTTCGCCTGCTGGCCGAGGCATTCCCGGGCGCCGGCATTTTCTATGCGGTCAAAGCCAATCCTTCAGTACCGATTCTGGAAACGCTGGTGGAAATGGGTTCGCAATGGGACATCGCTTCGCGCTTTGAACTCGACAAAGTGATCAAGCACGGCGCCAAAGTCAAAGACATCAGTTTTGGCAACACGATCAAAAAGCCACGCGACATCAAATATTTCTATGATAAGGGCGTGCGTCTGTACGCCACCGATTGCGAATCCGATTTGAAAGCGATTGCCGAGAATGCGCCAGGTTCCGACGTTTATGTGCGAGTGCTGACGGTAGAAAGTCCCGGTTCGGCGTGGCCGCTATCACGCAAATTTGGTTGCGATGTCAACATGTGCAAAACATTGGTGCGTCAGGCTCGTGATCTGGGCTTGAATCCACGAGGCGTGTCTTTCCACGTTGGTTCCCAGCAAAGCGATTTGCAGTCCTGGGCACAGGCACTGGATTCGGTCAAATCGATTTTTGATGATGCCAGTGATGCTGGTATTGAACTCGATCTGGTTAACCTTGGCGGCGGTTTTCCCGGCCGTTACCTGCACGAAGCGCCGCAATTGAAAGAATACGCTGACGCCATTTACGGCGCACTGAAAGCGCGTTTTGGTGAGCGCAAGCTGAAAATCATTCTTGAGCCTGGCCGCTACATGGTCGGCGATGCCGGCGTCCTGGTCAGCGAAGTGGTTATGGTGTCGCGCAAATCCGAAGACACGCCACGCTGGGTCTATCTCGATATCGGTAAATTCGGCGGTTTGGTCGAGTCCTGGGGCGAGTCGATCAAGTATCCGATTTACACCACCAAAGATGAAGACAAGAATCGTGAAGGCGTGATCCTGGCTGGCCCTACCTGCGACAGCGCCGATATCCTCTACGAGAAATTCCGTTATCAACTGCCATTGAGTCTGAAAACCGGGGACTTGGCCTATCTGGTTGGCACTGGTGCTTACACCACGACTTACAGCGCCATCGAGTTCAACGGCTTTCCGCCGTTGGCCGCGAAGTTTTATGACAGTGAAAAGCAGTAG
- a CDS encoding S46 family peptidase yields MKMKTCLSVLCLSLALTPAAQADEGQWQPHQLLELKSELKRIGIQIPAEKLADLTKAPMNAIVSLGGCSASFVSPKGLIVTNHHCAYGAIQRNSTAEKNYIADGFVAKTMADELPAGPNQRVYVTDQVTDVTAEVLKGIDATLRGKARHDQIERNIKALIAQCESSPDYRCAVPSFHRGLEFYLIRQLMLRDIRLVYAPSEAIGAYGGDIDNFEFPRHTGDFAFYRAYIGKDGKPADPSPDNVPYASKDYLTVSAEGLKAGDPILLAGYPGRTSRYKLPEEIRFARDTDYPMRVTDYQRDLQAIADASTDNSEWSVRYAATVKSINNRMKKLQGLLDGFGRKDVVAIKQRQHQEFLDWIDKQGDAERYRAMLSQLDELVAKDQTLTQQEFVLSLATSSDMLSAASTAYRLAKEKEKPDAERDSGYQQRDIPFIKARLQRMEQSLVPEVDRRRWQSALNRYQQLNPQQQLMAVNKIMLLPRKDLNKWLTELYQHTQVQDTTFRLSLLEEPAAAFTASNDHLVRLAVMLYDIQDTLREQREHLDGDFDYLIPQYMQAVIAWKKSQGKPVYPDANSTLRVTYGTVAPYSPADGLTKGPFTTVEGIAEKHTGKGPFDAPDAQLRAIAAKQFGVYRDPILKTVPVNFLSSADTTGGNSGSAVINKRGELIGLNFDSTYESITKDWYFDPEITRAIHVDIRYMLWVMQELDGAEHLIKEMTVKYPKK; encoded by the coding sequence ATGAAAATGAAAACCTGCCTGAGTGTTTTGTGTTTATCTCTTGCGCTTACCCCGGCTGCACAAGCCGATGAAGGACAATGGCAACCGCATCAGTTGCTGGAACTGAAATCCGAGCTGAAGCGCATCGGCATTCAAATCCCGGCAGAAAAACTGGCTGACTTAACGAAAGCGCCGATGAACGCGATTGTTTCATTGGGTGGTTGTTCGGCTTCGTTTGTGTCGCCGAAAGGTTTGATTGTCACCAACCATCACTGCGCTTACGGCGCCATTCAGCGCAACTCCACAGCCGAGAAAAATTACATCGCCGATGGTTTTGTCGCAAAAACAATGGCCGATGAACTGCCGGCTGGACCGAACCAGCGCGTCTACGTTACCGACCAAGTTACCGATGTCACCGCTGAAGTTTTGAAAGGCATTGATGCCACGTTGCGCGGTAAAGCCCGCCACGATCAGATTGAGCGCAATATCAAAGCCTTGATTGCCCAGTGCGAATCCTCACCGGACTATCGCTGCGCCGTGCCAAGCTTTCACCGCGGTCTGGAGTTTTACTTGATTCGGCAATTGATGTTGCGCGATATCCGCTTGGTTTATGCACCATCTGAAGCCATTGGCGCTTACGGTGGTGATATCGACAATTTCGAGTTTCCACGCCACACCGGAGATTTTGCCTTTTATCGCGCTTACATCGGTAAAGACGGCAAGCCTGCGGATCCATCACCGGATAACGTGCCCTACGCCTCGAAAGATTATCTGACCGTTTCGGCCGAAGGCTTGAAAGCCGGCGATCCGATTTTGCTGGCCGGTTACCCTGGCCGCACCAGTCGCTACAAGTTGCCGGAAGAAATTCGCTTTGCCCGCGACACCGATTACCCGATGCGAGTAACCGATTATCAGCGCGATTTACAGGCAATTGCCGATGCCAGCACAGACAATAGCGAATGGTCCGTGCGCTATGCCGCAACCGTCAAATCGATCAATAACCGGATGAAAAAACTGCAGGGTTTGCTCGATGGTTTTGGCCGCAAGGATGTGGTCGCGATCAAGCAGCGACAGCATCAGGAATTTCTGGACTGGATTGACAAGCAGGGTGATGCCGAGCGCTACCGCGCGATGTTAAGTCAGCTTGATGAACTGGTTGCCAAAGACCAAACCCTGACGCAACAGGAGTTCGTGCTGTCGCTCGCCACCTCCAGCGATATGCTGAGTGCCGCCTCGACGGCGTATCGTCTCGCCAAAGAAAAAGAGAAACCGGATGCCGAGCGTGACAGCGGTTATCAGCAGCGCGACATTCCGTTCATCAAAGCCCGCTTGCAGCGGATGGAGCAATCGCTGGTGCCGGAAGTGGATCGCCGCCGCTGGCAGTCTGCGCTGAATCGTTATCAGCAACTGAATCCGCAGCAGCAACTGATGGCCGTCAACAAGATCATGCTGTTGCCGCGCAAGGATCTGAACAAATGGCTGACCGAGCTGTATCAGCATACCCAGGTTCAGGACACGACGTTTCGTTTGAGCTTGCTTGAAGAACCCGCAGCCGCATTTACCGCCAGCAATGATCACCTCGTGCGTTTGGCCGTGATGCTTTATGACATTCAGGACACTTTGCGTGAACAGCGCGAGCATCTTGACGGTGATTTTGATTACCTGATTCCCCAATACATGCAAGCGGTCATCGCCTGGAAAAAATCACAGGGCAAACCCGTTTACCCGGATGCCAATTCGACATTGCGGGTGACCTACGGCACCGTCGCACCCTACTCGCCAGCTGATGGTCTGACGAAAGGACCATTCACCACCGTCGAAGGCATCGCCGAGAAACACACCGGCAAAGGTCCGTTCGATGCACCGGATGCGCAATTACGCGCCATTGCGGCCAAGCAGTTTGGTGTTTATCGCGATCCGATTCTGAAAACGGTTCCGGTCAATTTTCTGTCATCGGCTGACACCACCGGCGGCAATTCCGGTTCAGCCGTCATAAACAAACGCGGTGAATTGATTGGTCTGAATTTCGATTCGACTTATGAATCGATCACCAAGGACTGGTATTTCGACCCGGAGATCACCCGAGCCATTCATGTCGATATCCGCTACATGCTGTGGGTCATGCAGGAGCTCGATGGCGCCGAGCATTTGATCAAGGAAATGACGGTCAAGTATCCGAAGAAGTAA
- a CDS encoding amidase: protein MHWLNAVLLCLVLTVTVGCEQKPKQATPPPTPAYSVLNKSISELRSDLDAGKVTAVELVEAYAKRIEQMDDQGPTFRAVISLNPDAKTIAAQLDAERKNSGIRSPLHGIPIMLKDNIDTADKMPTTAGSLALKNHFAQNDSTVAKKLREAGAIILGKANLSEWANFRSSLSTSGWSAIEGFTRYPFDPLRNTCGSSSGSAVVVAMSFAAAAIGTETDGSIVCPSGMQSLVGVKPTVGLVSRAGIIPIAESQDTAGPMTRTVEDAILIMSVIAGSDGRDPATKQADVFKAQYRSSLRVDALNNTRIGVLRFALPSHPEVKAQFEKALTTLQENGAKLIDIESVDGLDQIYHDEFQVLLSEFHDGINRYLADTDPTQVSTRSLSDLIAFNEATPAELQYFHQDLFKQAVDAPAIDSKEYQQARVQAQKKAGPEGIDKLLREHHLDALVAITNGPSWMTDTVNGDHYTGGASTLPAVAGYPHITVPLGSVRDLPIGLSFIGTAWSESPLLAIAYAFEQKMPARVLAPDPDMPLSPTDNTIQ from the coding sequence GTGCATTGGCTTAATGCGGTATTACTTTGTCTTGTGTTGACCGTCACCGTTGGCTGTGAACAAAAACCGAAACAGGCAACACCACCGCCTACTCCCGCCTATTCGGTATTGAACAAATCCATCAGCGAGCTGCGGAGCGATCTCGACGCTGGCAAGGTCACCGCCGTCGAATTGGTTGAAGCCTATGCCAAACGCATTGAACAGATGGATGATCAGGGCCCGACATTTCGTGCGGTGATCAGTCTGAATCCTGACGCCAAAACCATCGCCGCGCAGCTCGATGCCGAACGAAAAAATAGCGGCATTCGCAGTCCGCTGCATGGCATTCCGATCATGCTGAAAGACAATATCGACACCGCCGACAAGATGCCGACGACAGCCGGCTCGCTGGCGCTAAAAAATCATTTTGCGCAAAACGACAGTACGGTCGCGAAAAAGCTACGCGAAGCGGGCGCCATCATTCTCGGTAAAGCCAACTTGAGCGAATGGGCGAATTTCCGTTCCAGTTTGTCAACCAGTGGTTGGAGTGCCATTGAAGGGTTTACTCGTTACCCATTCGATCCGCTGCGCAATACTTGTGGCTCCAGTTCCGGCAGTGCCGTTGTCGTGGCGATGAGTTTCGCTGCCGCTGCTATCGGCACTGAAACCGATGGCTCCATCGTATGTCCTTCGGGAATGCAGTCATTGGTTGGCGTCAAACCCACCGTGGGTCTCGTTTCCCGCGCGGGAATTATCCCGATTGCCGAAAGCCAGGATACGGCAGGACCGATGACCCGCACGGTCGAAGATGCCATTCTGATCATGAGCGTTATTGCCGGTAGCGATGGACGTGATCCAGCCACCAAACAGGCCGATGTATTCAAAGCTCAGTATCGTTCTTCACTGCGTGTCGACGCCCTGAACAACACCCGTATTGGCGTGCTGCGGTTTGCCTTGCCAAGTCATCCGGAAGTCAAGGCGCAGTTTGAAAAAGCGTTAACGACCCTGCAAGAAAACGGCGCCAAGCTGATTGATATAGAGAGCGTCGACGGCCTCGATCAGATATATCACGATGAATTTCAGGTATTGCTCAGCGAGTTTCATGACGGCATCAATCGTTATCTGGCCGACACCGATCCAACCCAGGTCAGCACCCGCAGCCTCAGCGATCTGATTGCATTCAACGAAGCAACGCCGGCCGAGCTGCAGTATTTTCATCAGGACTTATTCAAGCAAGCTGTCGATGCCCCCGCAATCGACAGCAAGGAATACCAACAGGCTCGCGTACAAGCACAGAAAAAAGCGGGTCCGGAAGGTATCGACAAACTGCTTCGTGAACATCATCTCGATGCACTGGTCGCGATTACCAACGGCCCATCGTGGATGACCGACACGGTCAACGGCGATCATTACACCGGCGGCGCCAGTACCTTGCCAGCCGTGGCGGGTTATCCGCATATCACGGTGCCGCTTGGTAGCGTGCGTGATTTGCCAATTGGACTATCTTTTATTGGCACTGCCTGGAGCGAAAGCCCGCTGCTCGCCATTGCTTACGCCTTTGAACAAAAAATGCCGGCGCGCGTATTAGCGCCGGATCCAGACATGCCACTTTCCCCCACTGACAACACTATTCAATAA